Proteins from a single region of Diaphorobacter limosus:
- a CDS encoding GGDEF domain-containing protein yields MLCVASDITALSQDGRSLRQTRDQALRAAHTDDLTGISNRAHMLQQAGALIAQGQPLVLVLLDLDHFKGINDRFGHPAGDEVLRDFARQLQASTRRDDGCGRIGGEEFMMLLPGTDLPQARAVVQRLLEHVRAARPLAEAPAQGNTTSAGLALHRAGECTGALYRRADQALYRAKQAGRDRLVCDGAPA; encoded by the coding sequence ATGCTGTGCGTGGCCAGCGACATCACCGCCCTGAGCCAGGACGGCCGCAGCCTGCGCCAGACACGCGACCAGGCCCTGCGCGCCGCGCACACCGACGACCTTACCGGCATCAGCAACCGCGCCCATATGCTGCAGCAGGCCGGCGCCCTCATCGCCCAGGGCCAGCCCCTGGTGCTGGTGCTGCTGGATCTGGACCATTTCAAGGGCATCAACGACCGCTTTGGCCACCCCGCCGGCGACGAGGTGCTGCGCGACTTTGCGCGCCAGCTGCAGGCCAGCACCCGGCGCGACGACGGCTGCGGGCGCATCGGCGGCGAGGAATTCATGATGCTGCTGCCCGGCACCGACCTGCCCCAGGCCCGCGCCGTGGTGCAGCGCCTGCTGGAGCATGTACGCGCCGCCCGCCCGCTGGCCGAGGCACCGGCGCAGGGCAACACCACCAGCGCCGGCCTGGCCCTGCACCGCGCCGGCGAATGCACCGGCGCGCTGTACCGCCGCGCCGACCAGGCCCTGTACCGCGCCAAGCAGGCCGGGCGCGACCGGCTGGTGTGCGACGGCGCTCCTGCATAG
- a CDS encoding type II toxin-antitoxin system RelE/ParE family toxin, translating to MRHRVVFSPEALEQLAELFRYIAHAASPEVAARYIEAIVSYCESLCTFPLRGTRRDDVRPGLRITHYKKSAVIAFHVDAEVVAIIGIFYGGQDYETLLHGDPEDGGADG from the coding sequence ATGCGTCACCGCGTCGTCTTCAGCCCCGAAGCCCTGGAACAGCTGGCCGAACTGTTCCGCTACATCGCCCACGCCGCCTCGCCCGAGGTAGCGGCGCGCTACATCGAGGCCATCGTGAGCTACTGCGAGAGCCTGTGCACCTTTCCCCTGCGCGGAACCCGGCGCGATGACGTGCGGCCCGGCCTGCGCATCACCCACTACAAAAAGAGCGCCGTGATCGCCTTCCATGTGGACGCCGAGGTGGTCGCCATCATCGGGATCTTCTATGGCGGCCAGGACTACGAAACACTGTTGCACGGCGACCCCGAAGACGGCGGCGCCGACGGCTGA
- a CDS encoding DUF4160 domain-containing protein, whose amino-acid sequence MPPHLHVVMADRRDALVDLTTLAVTSRTLRASEIADALAWIEANRAYCVQVFKECNP is encoded by the coding sequence TTGCCGCCCCATCTGCATGTGGTGATGGCGGACAGGCGTGATGCGCTGGTGGATTTGACGACGCTGGCAGTCACCAGCCGCACGCTGCGGGCCTCTGAAATTGCCGATGCACTGGCGTGGATAGAGGCAAACCGGGCGTATTGCGTGCAAGTTTTCAAGGAGTGCAACCCATGA
- a CDS encoding class I SAM-dependent DNA methyltransferase: protein MLPTVIAPLRAEWANAQAAALALTYEADTLEAAAPAVKTKSDFAALDRHNAAVRAKRKEAVQQVQDFLHRLCSLRVLDPACGSANFLYVTLEHLKRLEGEVVNLLEELGQQQGQLGFEGETVTLQQLLGLELNPRAAALAELVLWIGWLQWHVRTRGLASVAEPVVHNYGNIACRDAVLAWDSQEPAYDSAGRLLSRWDGTTYKTHPVTGEPVPDEAAQVPQWRYTGARKADWPRADFIVGNPLFIGAAAMREALGDGYVQALRAAWQEVPDSADFVMFWWQHASAQVAAGHTQRMGLITTNSLRQTFNRRVVQAALDAGTHLHLAIANHPWVDAASGAAVRIAMTVLAAGPGEGQLLAVTDEQAGEHGEVAVQLQGRTGLIHADLSVGANVAAAQPLRANENLSNRGVQLFGAGFIVTPEQAAALLPLPLGEGGGDGKQQLIRPYRNGRDLTDRPRGVQVIDAFGWTAEQLRDQQPAVYQWLQERVKPERDQNNRESRRKNWWLFGETNPKLRKQLAGLPRYIATVETAKHRTFQFLDAAILPDNMLVAIALQDAYTLGVLSSQPHIEWALATGGTLEDRPRYNKTRCFETFPFPSEDTGLTPLLHARIAELAEKIDAHRKRVLSPLPLPQAGEGRGEGAGSGRSASTPPHPHPLPQGGEGVNTEAARLSAGEGVNTAPGLTLTGLYNVLAALREGRPLTPKEKTIHAQGLVGVLRELHDQLDAAVLAAYGLPEGSSGDALLEPLVRLNAQRAQQEAQGQIHWLRPAYQNPQKTH, encoded by the coding sequence GTGCTGCCCACCGTCATCGCCCCGCTGCGCGCCGAATGGGCCAACGCCCAGGCCGCCGCCCTGGCGCTGACCTACGAGGCCGACACCCTGGAGGCCGCCGCCCCCGCCGTCAAGACCAAAAGCGACTTTGCCGCCCTGGATCGGCACAACGCCGCCGTGCGCGCCAAGCGCAAGGAAGCCGTACAGCAGGTGCAGGACTTTCTGCACCGCCTGTGCAGCCTGCGCGTGCTGGACCCGGCCTGCGGCAGCGCCAACTTTCTCTACGTCACACTGGAGCATTTGAAGCGCCTGGAGGGCGAGGTGGTGAACCTGCTCGAAGAGCTGGGCCAGCAGCAGGGCCAGCTCGGCTTCGAGGGCGAAACCGTCACCCTGCAGCAGCTGCTGGGCCTGGAGCTGAACCCGCGCGCCGCGGCGCTCGCCGAGCTGGTGCTGTGGATAGGCTGGCTGCAATGGCATGTGCGCACGCGCGGCCTGGCCAGCGTGGCCGAGCCCGTGGTGCACAACTACGGCAACATCGCATGCCGCGACGCCGTGCTGGCCTGGGACAGCCAGGAGCCGGCCTATGACAGCGCCGGCCGGCTGCTGAGCCGCTGGGACGGCACCACCTACAAAACGCACCCCGTCACCGGTGAACCCGTGCCCGACGAAGCCGCGCAAGTGCCGCAGTGGCGCTACACCGGCGCCCGCAAGGCCGACTGGCCGCGGGCGGATTTCATCGTCGGCAACCCGCTCTTCATCGGCGCCGCCGCCATGCGCGAGGCCCTGGGCGACGGCTACGTGCAGGCCCTGCGCGCCGCCTGGCAAGAGGTGCCCGACAGCGCCGACTTCGTCATGTTCTGGTGGCAGCACGCCAGCGCGCAGGTGGCCGCCGGCCACACGCAGCGCATGGGCCTGATCACCACCAACAGCCTGCGCCAGACCTTCAACCGCCGCGTGGTGCAGGCCGCGCTGGACGCGGGCACGCACCTGCATCTGGCCATAGCCAATCACCCCTGGGTGGACGCCGCCAGCGGCGCCGCCGTGCGCATTGCCATGACAGTGCTGGCCGCCGGGCCGGGCGAGGGCCAGCTGCTGGCCGTGACCGACGAGCAGGCGGGGGAACATGGCGAGGTGGCCGTGCAGCTGCAAGGGCGCACCGGCCTGATCCACGCCGACCTGAGCGTGGGCGCCAACGTGGCCGCCGCCCAGCCGCTGCGCGCCAATGAAAACCTGAGCAACCGGGGCGTGCAACTGTTTGGCGCCGGCTTCATCGTCACCCCCGAGCAGGCCGCTGCCTTACTCCCTCTCCCTCTGGGAGAGGGCGGGGGTGACGGCAAGCAGCAGCTGATCCGCCCCTACCGCAACGGCCGCGACCTGACCGACAGGCCGCGCGGCGTACAAGTCATAGACGCCTTCGGTTGGACAGCCGAGCAATTGCGCGACCAGCAGCCCGCTGTTTACCAATGGCTGCAGGAGCGCGTGAAACCCGAACGCGACCAAAACAACCGCGAAAGCCGGCGCAAGAACTGGTGGTTGTTTGGCGAAACCAACCCCAAGCTGCGCAAACAGCTCGCCGGCCTGCCGCGCTACATCGCCACCGTCGAAACCGCCAAGCACCGCACCTTCCAGTTCCTGGACGCGGCCATCCTGCCGGACAACATGCTGGTCGCCATCGCCCTTCAAGATGCCTACACCCTGGGCGTGCTCTCCAGCCAGCCGCACATCGAATGGGCGCTGGCGACGGGCGGAACGCTGGAAGACCGGCCCCGCTACAACAAAACCCGCTGCTTCGAAACCTTCCCCTTCCCCAGCGAAGACACCGGCCTGACCCCGCTGCTCCATGCACGCATCGCCGAGCTGGCGGAAAAGATCGACGCGCACAGAAAGCGCGTGCTGTCCCCACTCCCTCTCCCGCAGGCGGGAGAGGGCAGGGGTGAGGGTGCAGGCAGCGGGCGCAGCGCCAGCACACCCCCTCACCCCCACCCTCTCCCCCAAGGGGGCGAGGGAGTGAATACCGAAGCAGCGCGCCTGTCAGCGGGCGAGGGAGTAAATACCGCGCCCGGCCTGACCCTCACCGGCCTGTACAACGTGCTGGCCGCCCTGCGTGAGGGCCGCCCCCTGACGCCCAAGGAAAAGACCATCCACGCCCAGGGCCTGGTAGGGGTGCTGCGCGAGCTGCACGACCAGCTGGACGCCGCCGTGCTGGCCGCCTACGGCCTGCCCGAGGGCAGCAGCGGCGACGCCCTGCTGGAGCCGCTGGTGCGCCTGAACGCCCAGCGCGCCCAGCAAGAGGCCCAGGGCCAGATCCACTGGCTGCGCCCGGCCTATCAAAATCCGCAGAAAACGCATTAA
- a CDS encoding type II toxin-antitoxin system ParD family antitoxin — translation MRTTQQMSITLPNEMADAVKAKVRKGEYASESEVIRDGLRALMARDRAVESWLHQQVGPAHDALRADPSRAVTADQVRARLAAERAKAG, via the coding sequence ATGCGCACCACGCAGCAAATGAGCATTACCCTGCCCAACGAAATGGCCGACGCGGTCAAGGCCAAGGTGCGCAAGGGCGAGTACGCCAGCGAAAGCGAGGTGATCCGCGATGGATTGCGCGCCCTCATGGCGCGTGATCGCGCCGTCGAAAGTTGGCTGCACCAGCAGGTCGGCCCGGCCCATGACGCGTTGCGGGCCGACCCCTCGCGCGCGGTGACGGCCGACCAGGTGCGTGCGCGCCTGGCCGCCGAGCGTGCCAAGGCCGGTTGA
- a CDS encoding toxin-antitoxin system HicB family antitoxin produces MKNLDDYPFEIRPLAAAEGGGFLISFPDFSECISDGETIEEAIAHGRVALAATMAALQAKGLPVPAPKSGGVASGKFVARVPKTIHAQLAARAKAEGVSLNTLVLAFIAEGLGRREHLA; encoded by the coding sequence ATGAAAAACCTGGACGACTACCCGTTTGAGATTCGACCCCTGGCGGCGGCCGAGGGCGGCGGTTTCCTGATCTCTTTTCCGGATTTTTCAGAATGCATCTCGGACGGCGAGACCATAGAAGAAGCAATCGCCCATGGCCGCGTCGCACTGGCCGCCACCATGGCCGCGCTGCAGGCCAAGGGCCTGCCGGTGCCCGCGCCCAAGAGCGGCGGCGTGGCCTCGGGCAAGTTTGTCGCCCGCGTGCCCAAGACAATCCATGCGCAGCTGGCGGCCAGGGCCAAGGCCGAGGGCGTTTCACTCAACACCCTGGTGCTGGCCTTCATCGCCGAGGGCCTGGGGCGGCGCGAGCACCTGGCCTGA
- a CDS encoding AbrB/MazE/SpoVT family DNA-binding domain-containing protein gives MHQLKLTQIGNSVGVILPKEALARLKLQKGETVFLTESPEGFILTPYDPALEEEITAGRDFMREYRGTFHELAK, from the coding sequence ATGCACCAGCTCAAACTCACCCAGATCGGCAATTCCGTCGGCGTCATCCTGCCCAAGGAGGCCCTGGCCCGCCTGAAGCTGCAAAAGGGCGAAACGGTGTTTCTGACCGAATCCCCAGAAGGCTTCATCCTCACGCCCTACGACCCGGCGCTGGAAGAAGAAATCACCGCCGGCCGCGACTTCATGCGCGAATACCGCGGCACCTTCCACGAGCTGGCCAAATGA
- a CDS encoding L,D-transpeptidase family protein, whose product MCFSRRPLPLLAALCGLATLFALPALAGSLHGDATPRPFSQPAPLAQELRHKMEHPLVRELQVRLRHAKYLALYDVDDRFGLKTRETVRKFQKDHGLRATGIVDQATWDKLLPKSHQPTAAELNNTDVGAWFTGPGQAGYIKELQHRLKQVGHYQGAVDGQYQQATQQAIAGFRTQVGLPASTVMDERTWARLIAKTRNPRYAQLFDKPPTSQMTQELDTRCLTGKVVCISWEQKKMSLVQDGRTLFTRAARFARPGWESERGEFRIWYMNSDTVSTIFGERTPMPYAIFYDKNVAIHYSDDFDQVGYEGGSHGCSQLNDYQTAKWLYEQVKVGDKVVVY is encoded by the coding sequence ATGTGTTTTTCGCGCCGTCCCCTTCCCCTGCTCGCCGCCCTGTGCGGCCTGGCCACCCTGTTTGCCTTGCCCGCCCTGGCCGGCTCCCTGCATGGCGACGCCACGCCACGCCCCTTCAGCCAGCCGGCGCCGCTGGCGCAGGAGCTGCGCCACAAGATGGAGCACCCCCTGGTGCGCGAGCTGCAGGTGCGGTTGCGCCATGCCAAGTACCTGGCGCTGTATGACGTGGACGATCGCTTCGGCCTGAAGACGCGCGAGACGGTGCGCAAGTTTCAGAAGGATCACGGCCTGCGCGCCACCGGCATCGTGGACCAGGCCACCTGGGACAAGCTGCTGCCCAAGTCGCACCAGCCCACGGCCGCCGAGCTGAACAACACCGACGTGGGCGCCTGGTTCACCGGCCCCGGGCAGGCGGGCTACATCAAGGAGCTGCAGCACCGCCTGAAGCAGGTAGGCCATTACCAGGGCGCCGTGGACGGCCAGTACCAGCAGGCCACGCAGCAGGCGATTGCCGGCTTTCGCACCCAGGTCGGCCTGCCGGCCAGCACAGTGATGGACGAGCGCACCTGGGCGCGCCTGATCGCCAAGACGCGCAACCCGCGCTACGCCCAGCTGTTCGACAAGCCGCCTACCAGCCAGATGACGCAGGAGCTGGACACGCGCTGCCTGACGGGCAAGGTGGTGTGCATCTCCTGGGAGCAAAAGAAGATGTCGCTGGTGCAGGACGGCCGCACGCTGTTCACGCGCGCGGCGCGCTTTGCCCGGCCGGGCTGGGAGAGCGAGCGCGGCGAGTTCCGCATCTGGTACATGAACAGCGACACGGTCTCGACCATCTTTGGCGAGCGCACGCCCATGCCGTATGCCATCTTTTATGACAAGAACGTGGCCATCCATTACTCGGACGATTTCGACCAGGTGGGCTACGAGGGCGGCTCGCACGGCTGCAGCCAGCTGAACGACTACCAGACCGCCAAATGGCTGTATGAGCAGGTGAAGGTGGGTGACAAGGTGGTGGTGTATTGA
- a CDS encoding type IIL restriction-modification enzyme MmeI — MGDSHHASNAAAPADAADNHAAATFIDRWQGTTASELATAQSFVIELCQLLGVDRPHPTPAQDYMFERPITFWHGDGASSSGRIDCYKPATLQKMLAILCADMDRGGFCGALAKDVLHFNG; from the coding sequence ATGGGAGATAGCCACCACGCCAGCAACGCGGCCGCGCCAGCCGACGCCGCCGACAACCACGCCGCCGCCACCTTCATCGACCGCTGGCAGGGCACCACCGCCAGCGAACTGGCCACGGCGCAAAGCTTCGTCATCGAGCTGTGCCAGCTGCTCGGGGTGGACAGGCCCCACCCCACGCCCGCGCAGGACTACATGTTCGAACGCCCCATCACCTTCTGGCATGGCGACGGCGCCAGCAGCAGCGGGCGCATCGACTGCTACAAACCCGCCACGCTGCAAAAAATGCTGGCCATCCTCTGTGCCGACATGGACAGGGGCGGCTTCTGCGGCGCACTCGCCAAAGACGTGCTGCACTTCAACGGCTAG
- a CDS encoding type II toxin-antitoxin system death-on-curing family toxin: MSWRWISKQALLLLHAESLAEHGGGQGLRDEGLLDSALTRPQNLAAYGNPDHAALAASYGLGLAKNHAFVDGNKRAALLATGLFLYLNGWRLTASQADTTLAMLSLAAGELSEDAFAAWLRAHSVPRA; the protein is encoded by the coding sequence ATGAGCTGGCGCTGGATCAGCAAGCAGGCCCTGCTGCTGCTGCACGCCGAAAGCCTGGCCGAGCACGGCGGCGGCCAGGGCCTGCGGGACGAAGGCCTGCTCGACTCCGCCCTAACCAGGCCGCAAAACCTGGCCGCCTATGGCAATCCCGACCACGCCGCCCTGGCCGCCAGCTACGGCCTGGGGCTGGCCAAGAACCACGCTTTCGTCGATGGCAACAAGCGCGCCGCCCTGCTGGCCACGGGCCTGTTCCTGTACCTCAACGGCTGGCGCCTCACCGCGAGCCAGGCCGACACCACACTGGCCATGCTCAGCCTCGCCGCTGGCGAGCTGAGCGAAGACGCGTTCGCCGCCTGGCTGCGCGCGCACAGCGTGCCGCGTGCATGA
- the hemE gene encoding uroporphyrinogen decarboxylase has product MTTSFAPLANDTFLRACRRQATDYTPLWLMRQAGRYLPEYKATRAKAGSFMGLATNVDYATEVTLQPLDRFALDAAILFSDILTVPDAMGLGLSFAEGEGPKFAKTVRTEADVAQLAVPDMDRLRYVFDAVTSIRRALNGRVPLIGFSGSPWTLACYMVEGGGSDDYRQVKTLMYSRPDLMHRILAVNADAVAQYLNAQIDAGAQAVMIFDSWGGVLADGAFQQFSLEYTRRVLAQLKRTGVDGQDVPRICFTKGGGIWLQDMKALDCEVLGLDWTANLGQARAIVGGSAGGPGKALQGNIDPNVLFAPPEAVAREARAVLDSFGQPHTDRTTTGPTHIFNLGHGISQHTPPEHVAALVETVHGYSRQLRQR; this is encoded by the coding sequence ATGACTACCTCCTTTGCCCCCCTCGCCAACGACACTTTTTTGCGCGCCTGCCGCCGCCAGGCCACCGACTACACGCCCCTGTGGCTGATGCGCCAGGCCGGCCGCTACCTGCCCGAGTACAAGGCCACGCGCGCCAAGGCCGGCAGCTTCATGGGCCTGGCCACCAACGTGGATTACGCCACCGAGGTGACGCTGCAGCCGCTGGATCGCTTTGCGCTGGATGCGGCGATTTTGTTCAGCGACATCCTGACCGTGCCCGACGCCATGGGCCTGGGCCTGTCCTTTGCCGAGGGCGAGGGGCCGAAGTTCGCCAAGACCGTGCGCACCGAGGCCGACGTGGCCCAGCTGGCCGTGCCCGACATGGACAGGTTGCGCTATGTGTTCGACGCCGTCACCAGCATTCGCCGCGCCCTGAACGGCCGCGTGCCGCTGATCGGCTTCTCGGGCAGCCCCTGGACGCTGGCCTGCTACATGGTCGAGGGCGGCGGCTCGGACGACTACCGCCAGGTGAAGACGCTGATGTACAGCCGCCCGGACCTGATGCACCGCATCCTGGCCGTGAACGCCGACGCCGTGGCGCAGTATCTGAACGCGCAGATTGACGCCGGCGCCCAGGCGGTGATGATTTTTGACAGCTGGGGCGGCGTGCTGGCCGACGGCGCCTTCCAGCAGTTCAGCCTGGAATACACCCGCCGCGTGCTGGCGCAATTGAAGCGCACCGGCGTGGACGGCCAGGACGTGCCGCGCATCTGCTTCACCAAGGGCGGCGGCATCTGGCTGCAGGACATGAAGGCGCTCGACTGCGAGGTGCTGGGCCTGGATTGGACGGCCAACCTGGGCCAGGCGCGCGCCATCGTGGGCGGCAGCGCAGGCGGCCCGGGCAAGGCGCTGCAGGGCAATATCGACCCCAACGTGCTGTTTGCCCCACCCGAGGCCGTGGCGCGCGAGGCACGCGCCGTGCTCGACAGCTTTGGCCAGCCGCACACTGACCGCACGACGACCGGGCCGACGCATATCTTCAACCTGGGCCACGGCATCAGCCAGCACACCCCGCCCGAGCATGTGGCGGCCCTGGTGGAGACGGTGCACGGCTACTCGCGCCAGCTGCGTCAGCGGTGA
- a CDS encoding helix-turn-helix transcriptional regulator yields the protein MIHDLHHTIAALAVKPPCALTLTFADGVTLPVDLAEVAHARPALAALADPALFATARIDARGGYVVWIDDDLELAADNLRNMAVEQAGGIGSERLANWMHKHGLTQERAADAIGVSRRMLNYYLSGAKAIPKTVWLACLGWEAMKESAPA from the coding sequence ATGATCCACGATCTCCATCACACCATCGCCGCCCTGGCAGTGAAGCCGCCTTGCGCCCTGACGCTGACATTTGCAGATGGCGTGACGCTACCCGTCGACCTGGCCGAGGTGGCCCATGCCCGCCCGGCGCTGGCGGCCCTTGCCGACCCGGCGTTGTTTGCCACGGCGCGCATCGATGCGCGGGGTGGATATGTGGTGTGGATTGACGATGACCTTGAACTGGCGGCCGACAACCTGCGCAACATGGCGGTCGAACAGGCCGGCGGCATTGGAAGCGAACGCCTTGCCAACTGGATGCACAAGCACGGCCTGACGCAGGAGCGCGCCGCCGATGCTATTGGCGTATCGCGCCGCATGCTGAACTACTACCTGTCGGGTGCGAAGGCAATACCCAAGACCGTCTGGCTGGCCTGCCTGGGCTGGGAGGCGATGAAGGAGTCGGCGCCCGCCTGA
- the priA gene encoding replication restart helicase PriA, with protein MNLPAAAPAAHLLQVAVSTPAHSALGDLLSYACDRPLPPGTLVRVPLGRREVLGVVWDAPAEPPPLPAGMAPRAVAGVLEGMAPLDAAWRRLVAFAARYYQRALGELALAALPPQLRELTPEQLARRMRRTSPAFPPLPQAGEGGGEGCKNGHNAQSPAHPCPLPQGGEGVVGSISLSAEQASAAAQIDTNPGPFLLFGSTGSGKTEVYLHSVQQALAASPAAQALVMVPEINLTPQLEARFRERFAPLYGDAAVVSLHSGMTNPQRLKSWLAAHAGAARIVLGTRMAIFASLPGLRLIVVDEEHDASYKQQEGARYSARDLALWRARDQGAKVILGSATPSLESWHASDPAVGRYQRLEMPSRIGAGALPRLRLIDMGQQPRGAIFAPPLLAAITERVERGEQCLVLLNRRGFAPVLHCHACGWKSDCPHCSAHQVFHKIDRTLRCHHCGFAQRVPRACPSCGNPDIAPVGRGTEQLEEQLAQLLRNVITPERRAARVARIDADTTKAKGALEEQLAQVHAGDVDVLVGTQMVAKGHDFRRITLVAAVQPDGALFSSDFRAPERLFALLMQAAGRAGRDARYVAAQESHPEMWLQTWHPDHALYAALRHHDYPAFAAQQLAERAGAGMPPFAHQALVRADARSQETAQAFLQAAAEAARTAALPGLEQVFIFPPVPLAVQRVAGVERAQMLLESPQRGALQRFLAAWQPLLHAERARHKGLVRWLVDVDPQGI; from the coding sequence ATGAACCTGCCCGCTGCAGCGCCCGCCGCGCATCTGCTGCAGGTGGCGGTGAGCACGCCCGCGCACAGCGCCCTGGGCGACTTGCTGAGCTATGCCTGCGACCGCCCGCTGCCCCCCGGCACCCTGGTGCGCGTGCCACTGGGCCGGCGCGAGGTGCTGGGCGTGGTCTGGGACGCACCCGCCGAACCCCCGCCCCTGCCCGCCGGCATGGCGCCGCGCGCCGTCGCCGGGGTGCTGGAGGGGATGGCCCCACTGGACGCCGCCTGGCGCCGCCTGGTGGCCTTTGCCGCGCGCTACTACCAGCGTGCCCTGGGCGAGCTGGCCCTGGCCGCCCTGCCGCCGCAGCTGCGCGAGCTGACGCCCGAGCAGCTGGCGCGGCGCATGCGCCGCACCAGTCCTGCCTTCCCCCCTCTCCCGCAGGCGGGAGAGGGGGGGGGTGAGGGTTGCAAAAATGGGCACAACGCCCAATCACCCGCTCACCCCTGCCCTCTCCCCCAAGGGGGCGAGGGAGTTGTCGGCTCAATCAGCCTGAGCGCAGAACAGGCAAGCGCCGCAGCCCAAATTGACACCAATCCCGGCCCCTTTCTGCTGTTCGGCAGCACCGGCAGCGGCAAGACCGAGGTCTATCTGCACAGCGTGCAGCAGGCGCTGGCCGCCAGCCCAGCCGCCCAGGCGCTGGTGATGGTGCCCGAGATCAACCTGACGCCCCAGCTGGAGGCGCGCTTTCGCGAGCGCTTTGCGCCGCTGTATGGCGACGCGGCCGTGGTCAGCCTGCACAGCGGCATGACCAACCCGCAGCGCCTGAAGAGTTGGCTGGCGGCGCACGCCGGCGCCGCGCGCATCGTGCTGGGCACGCGCATGGCCATTTTTGCCAGCCTGCCGGGGCTACGGCTCATCGTGGTCGATGAGGAGCATGACGCCAGCTACAAGCAGCAGGAGGGCGCGCGCTACTCGGCGCGCGACCTGGCGCTGTGGCGCGCGCGCGACCAGGGCGCCAAGGTCATCCTGGGCAGCGCCACGCCCTCGCTGGAGAGCTGGCATGCGAGCGACCCGGCCGTGGGCCGCTACCAGCGCCTGGAGATGCCCAGCCGCATAGGCGCGGGCGCGCTGCCGCGCCTGCGCCTGATCGACATGGGCCAGCAGCCGCGCGGCGCAATATTTGCCCCGCCGCTGCTGGCGGCGATTACCGAGCGCGTGGAGCGCGGCGAGCAATGCCTGGTGCTGCTCAACCGCCGCGGCTTCGCCCCGGTGCTGCACTGCCACGCCTGCGGCTGGAAGAGCGACTGCCCACATTGCAGCGCGCACCAGGTGTTCCACAAGATAGACCGCACGCTGCGCTGCCACCACTGCGGCTTTGCCCAGCGCGTGCCGCGCGCCTGCCCGTCCTGTGGCAACCCCGACATCGCCCCCGTGGGCAGGGGCACGGAGCAGCTCGAAGAGCAGCTGGCGCAATTGCTGCGCAACGTCATCACCCCCGAGCGCCGCGCCGCCCGCGTGGCGCGCATAGACGCCGACACGACGAAGGCCAAGGGCGCGCTGGAGGAGCAGCTGGCCCAGGTGCACGCCGGCGATGTGGACGTGCTGGTGGGCACGCAGATGGTGGCCAAGGGGCACGACTTTCGCCGCATCACCCTGGTGGCCGCCGTGCAGCCCGACGGGGCGCTGTTTTCCAGCGACTTTCGCGCGCCGGAGCGGCTGTTTGCCCTGCTGATGCAGGCCGCCGGCCGCGCCGGGCGCGACGCGCGCTATGTGGCCGCGCAGGAGAGCCACCCCGAGATGTGGCTGCAGACCTGGCACCCGGATCACGCCCTCTACGCCGCCCTGCGCCACCACGACTACCCGGCCTTCGCCGCGCAACAGCTGGCCGAGCGCGCGGGCGCCGGCATGCCGCCCTTTGCCCACCAGGCCCTGGTGCGCGCCGACGCGCGCAGCCAGGAGACTGCCCAGGCCTTCCTGCAGGCCGCAGCCGAGGCCGCACGCACCGCCGCCCTGCCGGGGCTGGAGCAGGTGTTCATTTTCCCGCCCGTGCCCCTGGCCGTGCAGCGCGTGGCGGGCGTGGAACGGGCGCAAATGCTGCTGGAGAGCCCCCAGCGCGGCGCGCTACAGCGCTTTCTGGCCGCCTGGCAGCCCCTGCTGCATGCCGAGCGCGCGCGGCACAAGGGGCTGGTGCGCTGGCTGGTGGATGTGGACCCGCAGGGGATTTGA